The proteins below come from a single Oscillospiraceae bacterium genomic window:
- the tuf gene encoding elongation factor Tu, producing the protein MAKEKFDRTKPHVNIGTIGHVDHGKTTLTAAITRTMGLQSDKNVALAYDQIDNAPEEKARGITINTRHVEYESEKRHYAHVDCPGHADYIKNMITGAAQMDGAILVVAATDGPMQQTREHILLARQVGVPSIVVFMNKCDMVDDDELLELVEMEIRDLLSKYEFDGDNTPIIRGSARDALESTSNDINAPEFAPILELMKAVDEYIPTPDRKADQPFLMPVEDIFSITGRGTVATGRVERGQIKMNDEAEIVGLATETKKTVITGIEMFKKLLDYAEAGDNVGCLLRGIQKTDIERGQVLAKPGTIVPHTKFVGQVYVLTEKEGGRHKPFFNNYRPQFYFRTTDVTGVITLPDGVEMCNPGDNVDMNVELITPIAIEQGLRFSIREGGRTVGSGVVTAINN; encoded by the coding sequence ATGGCAAAAGAAAAATTTGACCGTACAAAACCCCATGTTAACATTGGTACCATTGGTCACGTTGACCATGGTAAGACCACTCTTACTGCAGCTATCACCAGAACTATGGGTCTTCAGAGTGATAAGAACGTTGCTCTTGCATACGACCAGATCGACAACGCGCCCGAAGAAAAGGCACGTGGTATCACCATTAACACCCGTCACGTTGAGTACGAGTCTGAAAAGAGACACTATGCTCACGTTGACTGCCCCGGCCATGCTGACTACATCAAGAACATGATTACCGGTGCAGCTCAGATGGACGGTGCTATCCTCGTTGTTGCAGCTACCGATGGTCCCATGCAGCAGACCCGTGAGCACATCCTTCTCGCTCGTCAGGTTGGCGTTCCTTCCATCGTTGTATTTATGAACAAGTGCGATATGGTTGACGACGACGAACTTCTCGAACTCGTTGAAATGGAAATCCGTGACTTGCTCAGCAAGTACGAATTCGACGGCGATAACACTCCTATCATCCGCGGTTCTGCTCGTGATGCTCTTGAAAGCACAAGCAACGACATCAACGCTCCTGAGTTTGCTCCTATCCTTGAACTCATGAAGGCAGTTGACGAATATATTCCTACTCCCGACAGAAAGGCTGACCAGCCCTTCCTTATGCCTGTCGAGGATATCTTCTCCATCACCGGTCGTGGTACTGTTGCTACCGGTAGAGTTGAGAGAGGTCAGATTAAGATGAACGATGAAGCTGAAATCGTTGGTCTTGCTACCGAAACCAAGAAGACCGTTATTACCGGTATCGAAATGTTCAAGAAGCTTCTCGACTACGCTGAAGCAGGTGACAACGTTGGTTGTCTGCTCCGTGGTATCCAGAAGACCGATATCGAGCGTGGTCAGGTTCTTGCTAAGCCCGGCACAATCGTTCCTCACACCAAGTTTGTTGGTCAGGTTTACGTTCTTACCGAAAAAGAGGGTGGACGTCATAAGCCCTTCTTCAACAACTATCGTCCTCAGTTCTACTTCAGAACTACCGACGTTACCGGTGTTATCACTCTTCCCGATGGCGTTGAAATGTGCAACCCCGGCGACAACGTTGATATGAACGTTGAGCTCATCACTCCTATCGCTATCGAACAGGGTCTCCGCTTCTCCATCCGTGAAGGTGGTAGAACCGTAGGTTCCGGCGTTGTTACTGCTATTAACAACTAA